One Marmota flaviventris isolate mMarFla1 chromosome 16, mMarFla1.hap1, whole genome shotgun sequence DNA segment encodes these proteins:
- the C16H18orf21 gene encoding UPF0711 protein C18orf21 homolog isoform X3 encodes MRQKHYLEAAARNLVESCPGQARYLLWAYSSSHDDKSTFEETCPYCFQLLVLDNSRVRLKPKAKLTPRIQKLLNREARNNTLSFKEAKIVKKYKDSKSVLLITCKTCNRTVKHHGKSRSFLSTLKSSHTTPTSKLSPKRPERQSPSFANFTPNMPGSKGKSPALIFRTPTSGQSTPICSSRSVKKGKKHFSQLKMLLSQNESQKNSKVQYSFLTTAS; translated from the exons ATGAGGCAGAAGCACTATTTGGAGGCTGCGGCGCGAAACCTAGTCGAGAGCTGCCCGGGCCAGGCCCGCTATCTCCT CTGGGCCTACAGTTCGTCACACG ATGACAAGAGCACTTTTGAAGAAACATGTCCATACTGTTTCCAGCTGTTGGTTCTGGATAATTCTAGAGTGCGTCTCAAACCCAAGGCCAAATTGACACCCAGAATACAGAAACTTCTTAATCGAGAAGCAAGAAATAATACGCTCAGttttaaagaagcaaaaatagTCAAAAAGTATAAAGACTCCAAAAGTGTATTG ttgaTTACTTGTAAAACATGCAACAGAACGGTTAAACATCATGGTAAAAGTAGAAGCTTTCTGTCCACATTGAAGAGCAGTCATACCACTCCTACAAGCAAACTCAGCCCTAAGAGACCAGAGAGACAGTCTCCAAGTTTTGCAAACTTCACTCCTAATATGCCTGGCTCCAAAGGCAAGAGCCCAGCATTGATTTTCAG aacaccTACATCTGGACAATCAACACCCATTTGCTCCTCAAGGAGtgtgaaaaaaggaaagaaacacttCTCTCAACTAAAAATGTTGCTTAGTCAGAATGAATcccaaaaaaattcaaag GTCCAATACAGTTTCCTCACCACTGCTAGTTGA
- the C16H18orf21 gene encoding UPF0711 protein C18orf21 homolog isoform X1 has product MRQKHYLEAAARNLVESCPGQARYLLWAYSSSHDDKSTFEETCPYCFQLLVLDNSRVRLKPKAKLTPRIQKLLNREARNNTLSFKEAKIVKKYKDSKSVLLITCKTCNRTVKHHGKSRSFLSTLKSSHTTPTSKLSPKRPERQSPSFANFTPNMPGSKGKSPALIFRTPTSGQSTPICSSRSVKKGKKHFSQLKMLLSQNESQKNSKGEMDRNEKYLNSSKVTRCHLGKDYQGYYPEDYISQTF; this is encoded by the exons ATGAGGCAGAAGCACTATTTGGAGGCTGCGGCGCGAAACCTAGTCGAGAGCTGCCCGGGCCAGGCCCGCTATCTCCT CTGGGCCTACAGTTCGTCACACG ATGACAAGAGCACTTTTGAAGAAACATGTCCATACTGTTTCCAGCTGTTGGTTCTGGATAATTCTAGAGTGCGTCTCAAACCCAAGGCCAAATTGACACCCAGAATACAGAAACTTCTTAATCGAGAAGCAAGAAATAATACGCTCAGttttaaagaagcaaaaatagTCAAAAAGTATAAAGACTCCAAAAGTGTATTG ttgaTTACTTGTAAAACATGCAACAGAACGGTTAAACATCATGGTAAAAGTAGAAGCTTTCTGTCCACATTGAAGAGCAGTCATACCACTCCTACAAGCAAACTCAGCCCTAAGAGACCAGAGAGACAGTCTCCAAGTTTTGCAAACTTCACTCCTAATATGCCTGGCTCCAAAGGCAAGAGCCCAGCATTGATTTTCAG aacaccTACATCTGGACAATCAACACCCATTTGCTCCTCAAGGAGtgtgaaaaaaggaaagaaacacttCTCTCAACTAAAAATGTTGCTTAGTCAGAATGAATcccaaaaaaattcaaag GGAGAAATGGATAGGAATGAAAAGTACCTGAATTCAAGTAAAGTGACCAGATGTCATCTCGGAAAGGATTACCAGGGATATTATCCAGAGGACTACATCTCCCAAACTTTCTAA
- the C16H18orf21 gene encoding UPF0711 protein C18orf21 homolog isoform X5, with amino-acid sequence MRQKHYLEAAARNLVESCPGQARYLLWAYSSSHDDKSTFEETCPYCFQLLVLDNSRVRLKPKAKLTPRIQKLLNREARNNTLSFKEAKIVKKYKDSKSVLLITCKTCNRTVKHHGKSRSFLSTLKSSHTTPTSKLSPKRPERQSPSFANFTPNMPGSKGKSPALIFRTPTSGQSTPICSSRSVKKGKKHFSQLKMLLSQNESQKNSKV; translated from the exons ATGAGGCAGAAGCACTATTTGGAGGCTGCGGCGCGAAACCTAGTCGAGAGCTGCCCGGGCCAGGCCCGCTATCTCCT CTGGGCCTACAGTTCGTCACACG ATGACAAGAGCACTTTTGAAGAAACATGTCCATACTGTTTCCAGCTGTTGGTTCTGGATAATTCTAGAGTGCGTCTCAAACCCAAGGCCAAATTGACACCCAGAATACAGAAACTTCTTAATCGAGAAGCAAGAAATAATACGCTCAGttttaaagaagcaaaaatagTCAAAAAGTATAAAGACTCCAAAAGTGTATTG ttgaTTACTTGTAAAACATGCAACAGAACGGTTAAACATCATGGTAAAAGTAGAAGCTTTCTGTCCACATTGAAGAGCAGTCATACCACTCCTACAAGCAAACTCAGCCCTAAGAGACCAGAGAGACAGTCTCCAAGTTTTGCAAACTTCACTCCTAATATGCCTGGCTCCAAAGGCAAGAGCCCAGCATTGATTTTCAG aacaccTACATCTGGACAATCAACACCCATTTGCTCCTCAAGGAGtgtgaaaaaaggaaagaaacacttCTCTCAACTAAAAATGTTGCTTAGTCAGAATGAATcccaaaaaaattcaaag gtatag
- the C16H18orf21 gene encoding UPF0711 protein C18orf21 homolog isoform X2, whose protein sequence is MRQKHYLEAAARNLVESCPGQARYLLWAYSSSHDDKSTFEETCPYCFQLLVLDNSRVRLKPKAKLTPRIQKLLNREARNNTLSFKEAKIVKKYKDSKSVLLITCKTCNRTVKHHGKSRSFLSTLKSSHTTPTSKLSPKRPERQSPSFANFTPNMPGSKGKSPALIFRTPTSGQSTPICSSRSVKKGKKHFSQLKMLLSQNESQKNSKVDFRNFLSSL, encoded by the exons ATGAGGCAGAAGCACTATTTGGAGGCTGCGGCGCGAAACCTAGTCGAGAGCTGCCCGGGCCAGGCCCGCTATCTCCT CTGGGCCTACAGTTCGTCACACG ATGACAAGAGCACTTTTGAAGAAACATGTCCATACTGTTTCCAGCTGTTGGTTCTGGATAATTCTAGAGTGCGTCTCAAACCCAAGGCCAAATTGACACCCAGAATACAGAAACTTCTTAATCGAGAAGCAAGAAATAATACGCTCAGttttaaagaagcaaaaatagTCAAAAAGTATAAAGACTCCAAAAGTGTATTG ttgaTTACTTGTAAAACATGCAACAGAACGGTTAAACATCATGGTAAAAGTAGAAGCTTTCTGTCCACATTGAAGAGCAGTCATACCACTCCTACAAGCAAACTCAGCCCTAAGAGACCAGAGAGACAGTCTCCAAGTTTTGCAAACTTCACTCCTAATATGCCTGGCTCCAAAGGCAAGAGCCCAGCATTGATTTTCAG aacaccTACATCTGGACAATCAACACCCATTTGCTCCTCAAGGAGtgtgaaaaaaggaaagaaacacttCTCTCAACTAAAAATGTTGCTTAGTCAGAATGAATcccaaaaaaattcaaaggtaGATTTCAGAAATTTCTTATCCTCTCTATGA
- the C16H18orf21 gene encoding UPF0711 protein C18orf21 homolog isoform X4 produces MRQKHYLEAAARNLVESCPGQARYLLWAYSSSHDDKSTFEETCPYCFQLLVLDNSRVRLKPKAKLTPRIQKLLNREARNNTLSFKEAKIVKKYKDSKSVLLITCKTCNRTVKHHGKSRSFLSTLKSSHTTPTSKLSPKRPERQSPSFANFTPNMPGSKGKSPALIFRTPTSGQSTPICSSRSVKKGKKHFSQLKMLLSQNESQKNSKEKKSCNSV; encoded by the exons ATGAGGCAGAAGCACTATTTGGAGGCTGCGGCGCGAAACCTAGTCGAGAGCTGCCCGGGCCAGGCCCGCTATCTCCT CTGGGCCTACAGTTCGTCACACG ATGACAAGAGCACTTTTGAAGAAACATGTCCATACTGTTTCCAGCTGTTGGTTCTGGATAATTCTAGAGTGCGTCTCAAACCCAAGGCCAAATTGACACCCAGAATACAGAAACTTCTTAATCGAGAAGCAAGAAATAATACGCTCAGttttaaagaagcaaaaatagTCAAAAAGTATAAAGACTCCAAAAGTGTATTG ttgaTTACTTGTAAAACATGCAACAGAACGGTTAAACATCATGGTAAAAGTAGAAGCTTTCTGTCCACATTGAAGAGCAGTCATACCACTCCTACAAGCAAACTCAGCCCTAAGAGACCAGAGAGACAGTCTCCAAGTTTTGCAAACTTCACTCCTAATATGCCTGGCTCCAAAGGCAAGAGCCCAGCATTGATTTTCAG aacaccTACATCTGGACAATCAACACCCATTTGCTCCTCAAGGAGtgtgaaaaaaggaaagaaacacttCTCTCAACTAAAAATGTTGCTTAGTCAGAATGAATcccaaaaaaattcaaag
- the C16H18orf21 gene encoding UPF0711 protein C18orf21 homolog isoform X6, with amino-acid sequence MRQKHYLEAAARNLVESCPGQARYLLWAYSSSHDDKSTFEETCPYCFQLLVLDNSRVRLKPKAKLTPRIQKLLNREARNNTLSFKEAKIVKKYKDSKSVLNTYIWTINTHLLLKECEKRKETLLSTKNVA; translated from the exons ATGAGGCAGAAGCACTATTTGGAGGCTGCGGCGCGAAACCTAGTCGAGAGCTGCCCGGGCCAGGCCCGCTATCTCCT CTGGGCCTACAGTTCGTCACACG ATGACAAGAGCACTTTTGAAGAAACATGTCCATACTGTTTCCAGCTGTTGGTTCTGGATAATTCTAGAGTGCGTCTCAAACCCAAGGCCAAATTGACACCCAGAATACAGAAACTTCTTAATCGAGAAGCAAGAAATAATACGCTCAGttttaaagaagcaaaaatagTCAAAAAGTATAAAGACTCCAAAAGTGTATTG aacaccTACATCTGGACAATCAACACCCATTTGCTCCTCAAGGAGtgtgaaaaaaggaaagaaacacttCTCTCAACTAAAAATGTTGCTTAG